CAAGCTAGGTATCGTAATATGCCAGATAATCTGCATTCTGGAAGCGCCATCTACCTTGGCAGCCTCATTCATCTCTTCATCAATACCACTAATTGCAGCTATATACATAATGGCAGCCCAACCGGCATTCTTCCATGTGAGCCATAACCACATCTTAAACCAAACATGTTCTGAGGATTGAAGGAACAATTGGGGAGTATCAATTAGCCCCAAGCTCATTAATATTGAATTTACTACACCAGTACTGTTCAAAACACTGTAAGCAATGGAATAAACCAAAACCCAGCTAATGAAATTAGGAAGAGTGGTTACCGTCTGGACAAATCTCTTAAATTTTTTGCATTTAATCTCATTCAAGAAAACAGCAAAAATCATCGGGAACCAAGAAAACATAAGACTCAAACCACTAATTGCGAAGGTATTTCTAAGTACCTCAAGTAACTGTTTTACCTTTACTTGATTCTCAAACATAGAAATAAACCACTTAAATCCGACAAATCGATCCATACTGAGCGGAAACGGAGGCTTATAATCAAAAAATGCATAAACCCAACCGTATAGTGGATAGTACGAGAATATCGCCACCAAAATCAGGAACGGTAGGATGTAAATAAACTCCTTGAATGCTCGTGCTTTCTTTCTGTTCTTAAAAAAGTTCATATTCTAATATCCTCCTTGTTTTTTCACAAGCCTTAGCACGTTTACAGATAGTGCCGGAGCCTTATATATGAAGTTCTTTCCTGCACCCTTGCGCACATGCTCTACTTCATGGACATTTTCCGGATATTCAAAGCTGTTCTCTGCCATTTTATGTGCTGTTAATAAGTAAGATCGATACTCATCGAGCACATCACAATCAAGATTGATTACTACCTCATCATCCTGCTCAGCCATATTCACTAGCTTAATGATTATCTCTTGATCAGTATCACTTACAACAGTATTTAATGCCTTGAAGGATGGGATTTCTATTTCGTGTATAAGTTCATCATTAACATATAATAAAAGCTTCTTCCCGTCCGTTGTATATCGAAAACGGTTAAACTCATCCACATTAAGTTTTACATCCTTCTCCTGATCCAGTATGACATTTTCAGGGAATTCCTTTTCCTCCAGCCTGCTTCTTCCGTCTTTCAATCTCCATAGAAACGGTCTAACGTTACCAACATTCCAATCCTTAGGGGGGTGAGTTTCATCACTGATATAGACCTCCTTCGGAATGCGTGAACTGAATATTCCGAGAATAATCTCCCTGTTCTGTTCTGCCCTAATATCAATCTCAAATGTGCCTGAAGTCACATCTTCTTCTCCGAATATCACAAAGATTTCATCCGGGTTAACACCATGAAA
The nucleotide sequence above comes from Variimorphobacter saccharofermentans. Encoded proteins:
- a CDS encoding ABC transporter permease: MNFFKNRKKARAFKEFIYILPFLILVAIFSYYPLYGWVYAFFDYKPPFPLSMDRFVGFKWFISMFENQVKVKQLLEVLRNTFAISGLSLMFSWFPMIFAVFLNEIKCKKFKRFVQTVTTLPNFISWVLVYSIAYSVLNSTGVVNSILMSLGLIDTPQLFLQSSEHVWFKMWLWLTWKNAGWAAIMYIAAISGIDEEMNEAAKVDGASRMQIIWHITIPSLLPTYFVLVMINLASFLSNGMEQFFVFQNAFNKNTIQVLDLYVYNLAMGGGGYSLSTAISIFKSVVSVLLLCCTNGISKKIRGEGFI